A segment of the Nitrospirota bacterium genome:
CACCGATGAGGACCTGACAGCCATAGTCGCTCGCAAGGCGATCGGCGAGTTCGGCAAATCGTTCTGGCGGCCAGGCCTTGAACCAATAACGGGCGGCCGGCTGAAGGATGGCGATGGGTTGATCTCCTCTGACACCGAGCCGTCCGAGCAATTGGTCGGCATGCGCGACATCCTCTCCAGTCAGGCATAACCTGGGAGGCTCCTTGCTTGCGTGAAGACCCAACGGTTTCAATGCGGCCACGTCCCGGTCAATCCGATGCTGTACACCTGGTCCAGGCTGGACCACCTGCGTATAACACCGCCCACGCCAACGATGCTCGTCGTTAAATCCAATTCGAACCGGCGCCCCGCTGATCCAACTCAAAAACGCAGACCGGTCTCCATCCGTCAAATCGATAACCGTGTCGAATCGCCGACGACGCAGCCCGAGGATAAGCCGCCATTGTGCCGTCAGCGATCCTTTGTCGAGGACCATGATCTCGTCCAGGTCCTGGTTGCCGGACAACAGGCCTTCGGTCCCGCGATTCACCATCATCGTGATCCGGACATCCGGTCTTGCCGCTTTGATCGCACGCACAGTCGGCGTCGCCAATAAGACGTCACCAATGTAGCGCAGCTTGATGATCAGGACGTTTGTCATGGGAAAAGAGCTGATGGCGTATAGTTGATGGAAAGAAAAAGAAACTGATTGTTCATCGCCCCTAGCTTTTCCCTTCACATAATTCCCGGTACAACGCGACGGTCTTCGCCGCTGCCTGCTCCCAGGAATACTGCTTGGCGCGCTCGAATCCTTTGACCCTCAACGTGGCTCGAAGCGACCCATCCTCCAGCACACGGATCATGGCCTCTCCAAGCGCCCGCGGATCCTGAGGATCTGCCAACACCGCCGCATCGCCTGCGACTTCTGCCAGCGCGGTCGAATTAGACGTGAGCACCGGCGCCCCACAGGCCATCGCTTCTAAGACCGGCATCCCAAACCCTTCGTACAGCGACGGAAACACAAATAGATCGGCAGCGGAATACAATAACTGCAGATCGCTCGTGGACAGCCTCCCTGGACAGAGCGCCTTTTCCTGCAAGCTACGCCGTCGAGCCGTCTCTTCATAGTTCCCGAACGGATGGATAGGCGAGCCGACAAGAACCAACATTCGCGATCCCAATTTCTTCCGCACCATCTCGGCGCCTTCAAGAAACGTCTGGTGATTCTTACGCGGGTCAGCCCCTCCGATAAATAAGACAAAGCGTTCAGTCTTCAGACCGATCCGTTTCCGCAACTCCGCCATCGCCTGATCATCACGACGTGGCACAAAATCGTCCGACACGCCGTTGGGAATCACCCTGATATGCTCGCGCTTCAACCCATAGAGCTCCACGAGTTCTCTCGCGGAAAACTCGGACACCGTGATCGTTTTCCTGGCTCGCAACGCCGTTTGCCTTGTCTTAAACGACGACGGCCATTGTCCCAACATCTTTTTCGAGAACTCAGGGTGGCGATCCAACCAGAGATCGTGAATGGTCACCACCCCGCCAAACCGCCCGACTGCCTGCATCCGAAAATTGGTCCCATGGTACAAATCCAATTGATCGGACGAGCCCCGCTTTCCCATCCCCCAGCGGCTCGAGTTCACCCACTGAAGCCGCTCAACGCCAGGCCATGCAGCCAACGAATCAGGCCGCTCGGCGCCTGGTTTGGCATAGGCCACAAAGTCGAGGCCTTCTTGCCGTGCCAACATCGTACGAAGCAAGTGGTAGCTGTGCCACCCAACCCCGCCCATATCGCCCACCATCGGATTCGCATCAAAACCGATTCTCATCCTCGCCCCTTCTCACGGGATACTGAAAAAGTCCACCAGCGTCGTTCTCGCATCGTTCAGAGCCTCAACGTACCCCCAAGGGTACGCCTCGGCCCTTCGCTTGCTGCGGCCTTGCTGGATGGCCATTTTGAGTATCCCGTGCGTCACGCTTTCAACCGTCCTACCCATGTGAACCCAAAATTCCTAGATTACGCCAGAACGTTCCCACTGCTTTCTAGACACCCAATACTTCACCGTAGAATTGCTCCATCTGCAGGACGGACGCATCGAGACTAAATCGCTCCTGCGCGCGCGCCATTCCGTTTCGACCCATCTGTTCTCGACGAGCTCGATTTCCCAGGAGAGACACCACGGTTGCAGCCAATGATTCGATATCTCCAGGAGGAACAAGTAAACCCGTCTCTCCCTGCGCCACGACTTCGGGAAGCCCTCCTGTCGTAGTCGCAACCACGGCTTTTCCCATGGCCATCGCTTCGACCACCGCAATCCCAAATCCCTCCATGAGTGCCGGGTGCACATACAGATCGAGGCAGGCCAGGATGGGCTGAACCGGGTCTTGAAAGCCAACGATGTGTATGCGGTCGGCGATCTTCAACTCCTGTGCGAGCCCCTTCAATCGGTCGGCATAGCCGCTATCATTACTGCCCACGATCACGTAATGCACCGTGGGGACCGCACGGATGATAGCCGGAATGGCCCGAAGCATGACCTCATAGCCTTTTCGTGGGAACAGATTGGCGACGGTGCCGACCAGAACCGCTCCCTCCGGAACCCCGATCATCCGACGCATCGACTGATCGTCTCGCGCGAGTGGTTTCTCCAGGAGATCGATGCCGCTGTAAATCGTCCGCATCTTACTTGCCGACACCCCGCCGGCGATCAGCGACTGTTCAATCTGCCGTGAGATGGCAATGACGGCTTCGACTCGATCAAGCTGATACCGTCGTACCTTCGCCGGCTCGATCTCCTGCCGCACATGAGCCACGATCGGCAGGGGCTTCGATAGACCGCGTACCGCCCTCACA
Coding sequences within it:
- the rfaQ gene encoding putative lipopolysaccharide heptosyltransferase III is translated as MTNVLIIKLRYIGDVLLATPTVRAIKAARPDVRITMMVNRGTEGLLSGNQDLDEIMVLDKGSLTAQWRLILGLRRRRFDTVIDLTDGDRSAFLSWISGAPVRIGFNDEHRWRGRCYTQVVQPGPGVQHRIDRDVAALKPLGLHASKEPPRLCLTGEDVAHADQLLGRLGVRGDQPIAILQPAARYWFKAWPPERFAELADRLASDYGCQVLIGGSREDEALAQRIQVAAKSRPISLAGQATLKEFAAIAQRAALFVGNDSGAMHIAAAVGTPMVALFGPSNPDEWGPRGGPAEVIYKGLDCRACFHPTCMREEENCMKQIDLGEVLARIQRLIPLGRRSGTSESACR
- a CDS encoding glycosyltransferase family 1 protein translates to MRIGFDANPMVGDMGGVGWHSYHLLRTMLARQEGLDFVAYAKPGAERPDSLAAWPGVERLQWVNSSRWGMGKRGSSDQLDLYHGTNFRMQAVGRFGGVVTIHDLWLDRHPEFSKKMLGQWPSSFKTRQTALRARKTITVSEFSARELVELYGLKREHIRVIPNGVSDDFVPRRDDQAMAELRKRIGLKTERFVLFIGGADPRKNHQTFLEGAEMVRKKLGSRMLVLVGSPIHPFGNYEETARRRSLQEKALCPGRLSTSDLQLLYSAADLFVFPSLYEGFGMPVLEAMACGAPVLTSNSTALAEVAGDAAVLADPQDPRALGEAMIRVLEDGSLRATLRVKGFERAKQYSWEQAAAKTVALYRELCEGKS
- a CDS encoding glycosyltransferase family 4 protein encodes the protein MATRILYVHGVEAIGGAERDLMALLKTLDRQQWEPHVVCPGTGPFHDQLHAIAVPTHAFSLPPWRKLRSFFQRRSAVRRLEVLVHQLDPAMIHVNDIWWVPHTVRAVRGLSKPLPIVAHVRQEIEPAKVRRYQLDRVEAVIAISRQIEQSLIAGGVSASKMRTIYSGIDLLEKPLARDDQSMRRMIGVPEGAVLVGTVANLFPRKGYEVMLRAIPAIIRAVPTVHYVIVGSNDSGYADRLKGLAQELKIADRIHIVGFQDPVQPILACLDLYVHPALMEGFGIAVVEAMAMGKAVVATTTGGLPEVVAQGETGLLVPPGDIESLAATVVSLLGNRARREQMGRNGMARAQERFSLDASVLQMEQFYGEVLGV